In the genome of Kitasatospora cathayae, one region contains:
- a CDS encoding threonine aldolase family protein has product MTDPTRTDAVRRHDPTVRGFASDNYAGVHPEVLAAIALANGGHQVAYGEDDYTAHLQDVFRRHFGDRAEAYPVFNGTGANVVALQALLPRWGAVVCADSAHIHVDEGGAPEKMGGIKLHIVPTPDGKLTPELLDQQAYGFGDEHRAQPLAVSITQSTELGTLYTIDEIRAIVEHAHQLGMLVHMDGSRLANAAASLGQPMRAFTTDLGVDVLSFGGTKNGLLLGEVVVVLNPDRVRNIKYLRKTSMQLASKMRFVSVQFEALLAGDLYLRNAGHANAMASRLEAAVRKIDGVEIVRPVQANAVFAILPREVSERLQKRYRFYFWNEHTGEVRWMCSYDTTEADIDAFAAAISEEMGRA; this is encoded by the coding sequence ATGACCGACCCCACCCGTACGGACGCGGTACGGCGGCACGACCCCACCGTCCGCGGCTTCGCCAGCGACAACTACGCCGGCGTGCACCCCGAGGTCCTCGCCGCGATCGCCCTCGCCAACGGCGGCCACCAGGTCGCCTACGGCGAGGACGACTACACGGCACACCTCCAGGACGTCTTCCGCCGCCACTTCGGCGACCGGGCCGAGGCCTACCCGGTCTTCAACGGCACCGGCGCCAACGTGGTCGCCCTCCAGGCGCTGCTGCCCCGCTGGGGCGCCGTGGTCTGCGCCGACAGCGCCCACATCCACGTGGACGAGGGCGGCGCCCCGGAGAAGATGGGCGGCATCAAGCTGCACATCGTCCCCACCCCGGACGGCAAGCTCACCCCCGAGCTGCTCGACCAGCAGGCCTACGGCTTCGGCGACGAGCACCGCGCGCAGCCGCTCGCGGTCTCCATCACCCAGAGCACCGAGCTCGGCACCCTCTACACGATCGACGAGATCCGCGCGATCGTCGAGCACGCCCACCAGCTCGGCATGCTCGTCCACATGGACGGCTCCCGGCTGGCGAACGCCGCCGCCTCGCTCGGCCAGCCGATGCGCGCCTTCACGACCGACCTCGGCGTTGACGTGCTGTCCTTCGGCGGCACGAAGAACGGTCTGCTGCTCGGCGAGGTCGTGGTGGTGCTCAACCCGGACCGGGTGCGCAACATCAAGTACCTGCGCAAGACCTCGATGCAGCTCGCCTCGAAGATGCGCTTCGTCTCCGTCCAGTTCGAGGCCCTGCTCGCGGGCGACCTCTACCTGCGCAACGCCGGCCACGCCAACGCGATGGCCAGCCGGCTGGAGGCGGCGGTCCGGAAGATCGACGGCGTCGAGATCGTGCGCCCGGTCCAGGCCAACGCGGTGTTCGCGATCCTCCCGCGCGAGGTGAGCGAGCGACTGCAGAAGCGTTACCGCTTCTACTTCTGGAATGAGCACACCGGTGAGGTCCGCTGGATGTGCTCCTACGACACCACGGAGGCGGACATCGACGCGTTCGCGGCGGCCATCTCCGAGGAGATGGGCCGCGCCTGA
- a CDS encoding SDR family NAD(P)-dependent oxidoreductase, producing MTTTPSTKLAGKVIAVAGASGPAGQAVLRRLTAEGATVIGADIDARRLEAALDATRVAVRGAKVSGQVIDLLDPQEVHDWADHLEAEHGHVDGLFHLVGGWRGSKTFFDTRLDDWDFLHDTVVRTLQHTSLAFQPALVRSSAGRYAMVSAAAAHKPTAGGAAYAAAKAATEAWTLAMADSFKKETTAPDGEPTAAAAILVIKALVSPEMRAEKPEAKFAGFTDTADLAGHLADLWDRPAAELNGQHLWLTAR from the coding sequence GTGACCACCACCCCCTCCACCAAGCTGGCCGGCAAGGTCATCGCCGTCGCCGGAGCCAGCGGCCCCGCCGGTCAGGCCGTGCTGCGCCGCCTCACCGCCGAAGGCGCCACCGTGATCGGTGCCGACATCGACGCCAGGCGCCTGGAGGCCGCCCTGGACGCCACCCGCGTCGCGGTGCGCGGCGCGAAGGTGAGCGGCCAGGTGATCGACCTGCTCGACCCGCAGGAGGTCCACGACTGGGCCGACCACCTGGAGGCCGAGCACGGCCACGTCGACGGCCTGTTCCACCTGGTCGGCGGCTGGCGCGGCAGCAAGACCTTCTTCGACACCCGCCTGGACGACTGGGACTTCCTGCACGACACCGTGGTGCGCACCCTCCAGCACACCTCGCTGGCCTTCCAGCCCGCGCTGGTCCGCAGCTCGGCCGGTCGCTACGCGATGGTCTCCGCCGCGGCCGCGCACAAGCCCACCGCGGGCGGCGCCGCCTATGCGGCCGCCAAGGCCGCCACCGAGGCCTGGACCCTCGCCATGGCCGACTCCTTCAAGAAGGAGACCACCGCCCCGGACGGCGAGCCCACCGCGGCGGCTGCGATCCTGGTCATCAAGGCGCTGGTCAGCCCCGAGATGCGGGCCGAGAAGCCGGAGGCGAAGTTCGCCGGCTTCACCGACACCGCCGACCTCGCCGGACACCTGGCGGACCTCTGGGACCGCCCCGCAGCAGAACTGAACGGACAGCACCTGTGGCTGACAGCCCGATGA